The sequence TATCGAAATTCCCATTGCTTAAGGCCAATACATGTAAAAAGCGTAAAAAATTTTCGCTCTTAAGAAAGAAAGCTCGATCTTCCTCCTAAGATCTGTCTTAATATAACATTAAAAACCTCTAACACTATCAATGTAAAACTTCTTCCCCTAGCCAGTTAAAAATGATATAATAAAAAACAGACTGACAACTCAGTTCTTACTTTTCAATAAGACGATTTTAGTCCACAAACAAATTCAAACAAGGCTCAAACCCTTGTCAGGAAAGGAATCTTAAAAATATTATGATGAATATGCAAAATATGATGAAACAAGCGCAAAAATTGCAAAAGCAAATGGAAAAAAAGCAATCTGAATTGGCTAGCATGACTTTTATTGGTAAATCTGCACAAGATCTTGTTACAGCAACCTTTACGGGAGATAAGAAACTGGTTTCTATTGATTTTAACAAAGCAGTTGTTGACCCAGATGATACTGAGACTTTGCAAGATATGACTGTTCAGGCTG comes from Streptococcus troglodytae and encodes:
- a CDS encoding YbaB/EbfC family nucleoid-associated protein; this encodes MMNMQNMMKQAQKLQKQMEKKQSELASMTFIGKSAQDLVTATFTGDKKLVSIDFNKAVVDPDDTETLQDMTVQAVNDALKQIEDATQKTMGAFAGKLPF